TACAGATGCTTCAGGATAAACCCAAAAAGATGCCTTGAGATTGCGCAGTCGCTTTACACTGACGGATTAATATCATACCCGAGAACATCCTCGCAGCAGCTTCCAATTGAGATAGGATATGTGGGAATTCTTTCCAATCTTTCAAACCAGCAGGAATATGAAAATCTCATAAAAGGGCTGATAAGGCTTGTAAATCCGCAAAAAGCAAATGCCGGAATAAGCGAGGGGCTCTCAACTGCAAAGCTAATCCCGAACCAGGGCTCAAAGACTGACCCTGCACACCCGGCAATCTATCCGACGGGAATAGAGCCGAAGAAGATTGAAGGGGAGGAGAAAAAGCTTTATGACCTTGTCGTAAAAAGGTTCATCTCAACATTCGGAGTAAGCGCAAAAAGGGAAAGGGTTGCAATTGAACTCAAAATTGAAAATGACATTTTCAGCGCAAGCGGAATTACCACAAAATTCAGGGGCTGGCTGTCCCTTTACGAGCCCTATGCTGTTGAGAAGGAAGTTGAGCTTCCCAAGGTTGCAATAGGAGAGGAAGTTAAGGTAAAATCAATTGACGAGCTTGAGAAAGACACACAGCCTCCCAAGAGATACACTCCTGCATCAATAGTCAAGGAGCTTTCAAACAAGAACCTCGGGACAAAGGCAACAAGAGCCACAATCGTTGACACGCTTTTCAAGAGGGGATATGTCTCAGGGCAGTTCATTCAGGCAACTGAGATTGGGATAAAAACAGAAAAAACCCTGGAAAAATACTGCCCTGAAATAGTTGACGAGGAATTAACAAGGCACTTTGAGGATGAAGCTGACATGGTGATGGATAAAAAGAAGAAGAGGGAAGAAGTGCTTGAAGAGGCAAAAGCAGTCCTCACAAAAGTGCTTTCGCATTTCAGCACAAAGGAAAAGGAAGTCGGGCTTGAGCTGAAAGGCGCATACAGGGAAACAAGAAACACACAATCCCTTGTTGGAGAGTGCCCTGTCTGCCACAAGGGCTCATTAAGGATAATATTCTCAAAAAAAACAAGGAAAAGATTCATCGCATGCAATGCATACCCTGAGTGCAAGACAACATTCGGGATACCGCAGACAGGGCTCCTCAAGCCAAACCCTGAGAAATGCGAGCAGTGCGGCTCTTCAACTGTCCTTTTGATATACAAGGGAAAGCGCCCATGGAAGTTCTGCCTCAACCCCAACTGCCCAAGCAAGGACGAGTATAAGAGCAGGATGGCTCAGCAGAAGAACAAGGAAGTTCCAGGATTAACACCGATTATTGCTAAAACATCAGAACAGAAGCCAATTGAAAAGAAAGAAGAGAAAAAACCAAAGGCTGCTGTCAGGGAAAAAAAAGAGAAAAAGGCAAAAAAGAAAGCGCCATCAAAAAAATCCGCTGCAAAACCAGAGCAGAAGATAAAGAGCATTTATGAAATATGAAAATACCAGTTCATCCCATCCAAATATTAAACAAAAAAAATCATTTTAAAATCTAAAAAATGAGAGCAAAAAATCTGTTTTTTTATCCCATGCTTCTTATTTCAATCCTGATATTAATCCCAAATGCTTCTGCTGCGCACATGAAGCTTTTGGCTGTTGCAGAGGCAGAAGGGGGATATGAGGGAAGCGTAGCAGACCTTTACCTCTCTATAAACTCCGGGCTAGGAAGGGTTTTTGTGGAAACCTTCCCGATAATGAAGGTGGACACCCAGATTTCAACAAGGTTTGCAAAGGAAATTGCATGCCAAGAAGCAGGAGCAGCATGCTCGGCAATGGATTTCTTCTACACAATAAAGGCAAATTCGGCAATGATAGGGGGGCCAAGCGCAAGCGCAGCAATTGCAGCCCTCACCTATGCTGAGCTTAAGAATCTTAAGATAGATGAGACAGTGAGCGTCACAGGAACAATAAACTCAGGCGGGCTTGTCGGGGCTGTCGGCGGAGTTAAGGAGAAAATAGAGGCTGCTGCAAAAGCCGGGATAAAAAAAGTCCTTATCCCTGAAGGGGAAAACCTTGTTTTCAGTGAAAACGACTCTGAATCAATGGGCGGAGCAAACCTCACAAACATCAGCATATATGATTATGCAAAAAGCCTTGGAATTGAGGCAGTGGAAGTTTCAAACATCAGGGAAGTGATTTACTACACAACAGGGCACAGGATAAAGGAATTCTCAGGGGAAATAAAGATAGATGAGGAATACACAAAAATCATGAAAGGGATAGCAAACGAGCTCTGCGACAGGAGCGAATTGCTTGCTTCTGAAATAATCAAAAATCCCCTGTCAAAAGAAATGGAAAATAACCTCAGCGAATACTATCATGAAGCACTCAATTTAACTGAAAGATACAAGAATGAGATGATTTATGGAAATTTCTACTCTGCAGCAAGCTACTGCTTCGGGGCAAATGTCAAGCTGGGATTTGTTGAAAGGAAGATTCATAATATGAGCATTTCAGAGATAATAACTTATTCTGAGAATATAAAGAGCCAGATAAAAGATTCAAGAGAACTCCTAATCAGGAATTATGACACCATAACCGGGCTGCAAAGCTATGTCATAGTTGATTCGCGCATCTCAGAGGCAGAGGAATATGCAGATGAGGCGATGAAAAGCATTGCTGAGAATAAAAGCGCCGATGCAATCTACAGCCTTTCTTATGCTGAAGAGCGTCTTGTGAGCGCAAACCTCTGGAAGAGATTCTTTGAAATGCCCGGAAAAAAATTCAATTTCAATGAGGAAAACATGAGAAACCTCTGCCTGAACAAGATTTCAGAGGCAGAAGAGCGCCATCAGTATGCTGAAATATTCATAAAAGTCCCTCTTACTGCATCAGGAAACAGGATAAATGAGGCAATCGCAGATTCAAAGAATGGGGAATATGAAGCGTGCTTTGAGAAGGCAGGAAGGGCAAAGGCAGAGTCAGATGTTGTCCTAAGCCTTTACGGAATAACTGACAGTGATGTAAATAACCTTCTTGAAAAGAGGCTTGAAGCCACAAAGCAGATAATAATGAAGCAGGGCGCAGCAGGAATGTTTCCGATTGCAGGATTCAGCTACTATGAGTATGCAAACTCGCTGAAGGAGAATGACTTAAGCTCGGCATATTTATACTCGGGATATGCCCTTGAGATGAGCGGAATTGACATATACTTCAATAACGACAGCTGGCTCAGGACTGCTTATGCGCGCTACAGGGCGATAATCGGAATGGCAATGATATTCATATCAGGAGTTGCATTCGGTGCAGTTGGGATAATCTATCTTGCAAAAAGGAACTCTGAAAAAACCAAGACGGTGATAATTAAAAATAAGAAAAATAATAAAAGTAAAAGCGTGAAAAACAACAGGAATCCTGCAAGGAAAATAATTAAAAGATAATTCAAAAAGAGATTAAGATTTTTCTGGGATTATTCTGCGATTTCATTAATTAAAATTAATTTTATTAATTAAATTTTTACCGTAAATTAAATATGAAATCTTGTCTCATAATATTTCTACGAGTGCCGAGAAGATTAAAGCATTAACTCCATCTGAGAACAAGATTGATTATAAAACCCATGCAAGCAACCCGAAGGCTGCTTGCTTGGGAAAAAGAGGTGATAGATCGTTATTTTTTGATTTGTTTTTATTTTTCACTCGTAATTGTCTTTTTCTACTATATAGTGAAATAAACTTATATATAAGCATTTCGCTAATTGAGTATATATTTAGTATACGCCAGTAGTAACTAATTGGCTTGTTTTATGGGTTAAAGAGCGAAAACTATAAAAGGCTTTCGAGGAGAAAGCTCTTTTGCAATGGAAAAAGGAATGTGCGGGCTTTGCAGGAAAAGGAAAGGGCTCATAAAATTCAGGTATTCTCCGCTCCTCTGCGGGGAATGCTTCTCAAAAATCCTTGAGAAAAGGATAAGAAAGGGGCTGCGTGAGGAAAAGGCAGTGAAAAGAATAATTATGGCTGCAAAAGGGAAGGGAATCCTGATTCTGGATGACGGGACTTATGAAGCAAAAGCAACAATTTTCCTCATGAAAAAGATAAATCGCGGTTTCATGGCAAAGATTATTGTCAAAAAGAAAATTGCGATAAACGAGGATATTTTTGAGGATAAAAAAAGCATTTTAGAATGGAAAAGGCAGGGCTTTTCTGCAGTAATTCTTCCCTGGAGCTGCGAAAAGGAAGCGAATTATTTTCTTCGGGGATTATTCCATGAATGCAGGGCTGAAAATCTCGGGCTTGTAATTGAGAGGGATGGAGTTGTTTTTGTAAAGCTGTTTCTTGGGGCGATAGCGCCTGAACTTAAGTTCTACTGCAGGTTCAAGAAACTCGGCAATGCAATAAGGGAAAAATTCAGAAATGATTTTACCGGATGCATTGGAAAAGAGATTGAGCTTCTTGAAAAGAAATATCCTGGAACAAAATTCGGGCTTCTCAGAAGCGCGAAAGCAATGAAGAAAATCCTTTGGGGAAAAAGCCAAAAAACATCCGGAATGAACTGGGGAAGATAAATAAAGGCAAAAAAGAAAAATTATGGCATGGCTTTTACATCTGATAAGAGAACCTTAAGGATTCCCATTCTTCTTATTGCGATTTTCCTCTGCGCATTTCTCATAAACACACTGGAAAAGGAGAGTTTTAAGGCAGCAACTGGAAGGGCTTTTGCAAAAACTGAGGATGGAACAATAAATGCCTTTTTCTGCCCTGAAGAAGAGTGCAGGGAAAGGCTGATTGAGCTGATTTCAGGCGCAAATGAGGTAAAATGCGCTTTCTACACAATTGATGATAAGTTCGCTGATTTCCTCGCCAATAAAAGCAAGGAAATTAACTTAAGCATTGGGCTTGACAGCGATTCCTATGAAAAGATAAAGGGTAAATTGAACGGGAATTTCTTCCCAATATTCTCTGCGGGGATAATGCATAACAAGTTCTGCATATTTGACAGAAGAATTGTTTTTACAGGCTCATACAACCCTACAGAAGGGGATTCATACTATAATAACAACAACATTCTTGTAATAAGTTCAAAAACACTTGCGAAAAACTATGAAAGCAAGTTTGAGGAATTAAGATGCAGGAATATTGGCTGCAAA
This DNA window, taken from Candidatus Woesearchaeota archaeon, encodes the following:
- the topA gene encoding DNA topoisomerase I, with product MPAKKSKPKEISDENSPSYSPGKGYELIITEKPKVAMKIAESLSEGKIIRNSEKGVPYYEISRSGKKIMVGCAVGHLFGLMEEGGNKWKYPVFDVEWVPNYKIDKKADYTKKYIDVLKKISKGADSFTVATDYDVEGEVIGLNVIRHICGKEDGARMKFSALTKQDLVKAYEKKSPTIDWGQAEAGLLRHELDYYYGINISRALTSAIKTAGTFQVMSSGRVQGPALKIIVDKEEKIKAFVSKKYWQILLKGETGNGPIEAWHKIDKFWEKKEADSVIERTTGKKCTVSNMQKQEIEKTAPNPFDLTTLQMEAYRCFRINPKRCLEIAQSLYTDGLISYPRTSSQQLPIEIGYVGILSNLSNQQEYENLIKGLIRLVNPQKANAGISEGLSTAKLIPNQGSKTDPAHPAIYPTGIEPKKIEGEEKKLYDLVVKRFISTFGVSAKRERVAIELKIENDIFSASGITTKFRGWLSLYEPYAVEKEVELPKVAIGEEVKVKSIDELEKDTQPPKRYTPASIVKELSNKNLGTKATRATIVDTLFKRGYVSGQFIQATEIGIKTEKTLEKYCPEIVDEELTRHFEDEADMVMDKKKKREEVLEEAKAVLTKVLSHFSTKEKEVGLELKGAYRETRNTQSLVGECPVCHKGSLRIIFSKKTRKRFIACNAYPECKTTFGIPQTGLLKPNPEKCEQCGSSTVLLIYKGKRPWKFCLNPNCPSKDEYKSRMAQQKNKEVPGLTPIIAKTSEQKPIEKKEEKKPKAAVREKKEKKAKKKAPSKKSAAKPEQKIKSIYEI